Proteins encoded together in one Salvelinus namaycush isolate Seneca chromosome 26, SaNama_1.0, whole genome shotgun sequence window:
- the LOC120021116 gene encoding rho GTPase-activating protein 24-like: MSTQNLATVFGPNILRPKAEDPESIIGGAAVVQQLMSELIREHQCLFSREGGDIEAPGSSRPDSYPCQRWKGDPFEGAHIQPTAQTQSHDYRPGITAEHLPQQQINHHPSPCSRQLSLPLIPKRRGSAQNPDETSLATRLSITDHQQQPAEVFSPVSLSSGPLYHRYTLSQSESQPTETADSPHPTSQLTASASTVTLQAAPEPSSMLPIGWRGPEDPSWAAEQGTTGTSGSSEAQDSTLSVYDNLDTLQRMEELAADGGGGSPAGPVEVGTASMVDTRSSWSSCEILSLEDSGSGVVRTSPGRGSTRFPSFRTDPGDEDLHPNSPASSSALTDAPLSTGSSEVFLPSAPPDLRVPPASQAMHWLLTGLRQQMARQRAEFEAKIQRLEKRNEALQGEVVGLRTSLEQQRRWYSVAEIKIRNVERARADADRRNTTLQREMEQFFDTFGELSAEAQKSEG, encoded by the exons ATGAGCACCCAGAACCTGGCTACTGTTTTTGGCCCAAACATCCTACGACCCAAAGCTGAAGATCCAGAGAGTATCATTGGAG gggcaGCCGTGGTGCAGCAGCTTATGTCCGAGCTGATCAGGGAGCACCAGTGCCTTTTCTCCAGGGAGGGGGGAGACATAGAGGCCCCTGGCTCTTCACGTCCTGACTCTTACCCATGTCAGAGATGGAAAGGAGACCCATTCGAGGGGGCGCACATCCAGCCAACTGCCCAGACCCAGTCGCATGATTACAGGCCGGGCATAACAGCCGAGCACCTCCCCCAACAACAGATAAATCACCATCCTTCCCCTTGCTCCCGCCAGCTCTCCCTGCCTCTGATCCCTAAGAGGAGAGGGTCGGCCCAAAACCCAGATGAAACCAGCTTAGCCACACGGCTGTCCATCACAGACCACCAGCAGCAGCCAGCTGAGGTGTTCTCTCCAGTGAGTCTTTCTTCTGGGCCTCTGTACCACAGATACACTCTGTCCCAGTCAGAGTCCCAGCCCACTGAGACCGCAGACAGCCCCCACCCTACCTCCCAACTCACAGCCTCTGCCTCCACAGTGACGCTACAGGCTGCCCCAGAACCCAGCAGCATGCTGCCCATTGGCTGGAGGGGCCCAGAGGATCCCAGCTGGGCTGCAGAACAGGGGACTACTGGCACCAGTGGTAGCAGTGAGGCTCAGGACAGTACTCTGTCTGTCTATGACAACCTGGACACACTACAACGCATGGAGGAGCTGGCTGCGGATGGTGGTGGGGGCAGCCCTGCTGGCCCGGTGGAGGTGGGCACGGCCAGCATGGTAGACACCAGAAGCTCCTGGTCTTCCTGTGAGATTCTGTCCCTGGAAGACAGTGGGAGTGGTGTGGTCAGAACCAGCCCAGGACGGGGGTCCACTAGGTTCCCCTCCTTCAGGACTGACCCAGGAGACGAGGACCTCCATCCTAACTCCCCAGCCTCCTCCTCTGCCCTCACTGATGCCCCCCTGAGCACGGGCAGCTCAGAGGTCTTCCTGCCCTCTGCTCCTCCGGACCTCCGCGTCCCCCCGGCCTCCCAGGCCATGCACTGGCTCTTGACTGGCCTCAGACAACAGATGGCCAGGCAGAGGGCTGAGTTTGAAGCCAAGATCCAGAG gtTGGAGAAGCGTAACGAGGCCCTCCAGGGGGAGGTGGTGGGACTGCGGACCAGCCTGGAGCAGCAGCGCCGCTGGTACAGTGTGGCCGAGATCAAGATCCGCAACGTGGAGCGTGCCCGGGCCGATGCCGACCGCCGCAACACCACTCTACAGAGGGAGATGGAGCAGTTCTTTGATACCTTCGGAGAGCTGAGCGCTGAGGCCCAGAAGAgcgaaggttag
- the LOC120021784 gene encoding rho GTPase-activating protein 24-like, giving the protein MPENKATVYRTSSYLSHSAYRKIKRVLSFRRRVFGQRLEETVLYERRYGVHMAPLVVEQCVDFIRERGLLEVGLFRQPGQATLVKELQDAFDAGEKPSFDSSTDVHTVASLLKLYLRELPEPLVPFSRYQDFLVCGKKISSERKQVSLHPAASCRPC; this is encoded by the exons ATGCCGGAGAACAAGGCGACAGTGTACAGGACCAGCAGCTACCTGTCCCACTCTGCCTACAGGAAGATCAAGCGGGTTCTGAGTTTCAGGAGGC gcGTGTTTGGCCAGCGGCTGGAGGAGACGGTTCTGTATGAGCGGCGTTACGGGGTACACATGGCACCGCTGGTGGTGGAGCAGTGTGTGGACTTCATCCGGGAGCGAGGTCTTCTGGAGGTGGGGTTGTTCCGCCAGCCAGGCCAGGCCACGTTGGTTAAAGAGTTGCAGGATGCCTTCGACGCTGGGGAGAAGCCCTCCTTTGACAG CAGTACAGACGTGCACACCGTGGCGTCTCTCCTGAAGCTGTATCTgcgggagctgccagagccactgGTGCCCTTCTCCAGATACCAGGACTTCCTGGTGTGTGGCAAGAAGATCTCCTCTGAGAGGAAGCAGGTAAGTCTCCATCCAGCCGCATCATGCAGGCCATGCTGA